In Helianthus annuus cultivar XRQ/B chromosome 3, HanXRQr2.0-SUNRISE, whole genome shotgun sequence, a single window of DNA contains:
- the LOC110930272 gene encoding uncharacterized protein LOC110930272, with product MNAISIKPSFPPLTHLQWRNTSSDRVFHLQPHTLPIPYTHLPPTQRDRRSLFSGHITMSSSTDILSHHTELTTESDFEQIVSPDGTLSICGFGSLLSERSARSTFPDLVNFRVAKLNGFRRVFAHVAPIFFERGIAKPETKEISSLSVEPCEGESLIVTVFEINKSEIPSYIEREHEFRFLAVQPETLEGSQYVTPAVLCTRYSDEEYFKNRCKGSQEIYHERYGRFGIDKIWRDDVLPCRVYCRHCVLAAKNLGNEAYDNFLDHTYLADRKTTLRKYLATTGSGIMEEEPPEPLKFRYGG from the exons ATGAATGCAATCTCAATCAAGCCATCATTTCCACCATTAACACACCTTCAATGGCGTAACACAAGCTCCGATCGCGTCTTCCATCTTCAACCTCACACCCTACCAATTCCATACACTCACCTTCCACCCACACAACGCGACCGCCGGAGCCTCTTTTCCGGTCACATAACCATGTCGTCTTCAACCGACATCCTCTCTCACCACACAGAACTCACAACGGAGTCCGATTTCGAGCAAATTGTTTCTCCTGATGGCACTCTATCTATCTGCGGCTTCGGTTCCCTACTATCTG AACGGAGTGCTAGGAGTACGTTTCCTGATCTGGTTAACTTTAGAGTTGCAAAGTTGAATGGATTTAGGCGCGTGTTTGCTCATGTTGCTCCGATTTTCTTCGAGCGTGGGATCGCCAAGCCTGAGACGAAG GAAATTTCAAGCTTGAGTGTGGAGCCGTGCGAAGGTGAATCACTTATAGTTACTGTTTTTGAGATTAACAAGTCAGAG ATTCCATCCTACATTGAGAGGGAGCATGAATTCCGTTTTTTGGCT GTACAACCTGAAACATTAGAAGGCAGCCAATATGTTACCCCTGCT GTGCTCTGTACCCGCTATAGTGATGAGGAATATTTCAAGAATAGATGCAAAG GAAGCCAGGAGATATACCATGAGCGGTATGGACGATTTGGTATTGACAAGATCTGGAGAGACGATGTCTTGCCATGTCGTGTTTATTGTCGGCATTG CGTGTTGGCAGCAAAGAATCTTGGGAATGAGGCGTATGATAACTTCTTGGATCATACATATCTTGCAGACCGTAAAACAACACTCAGAAAATACTTGGCCACAACAGGCTCTGGCATAATGGAAGAAGAACCACCAGAGCCGCTCAAGTTTAGGTACGGCGGTTAA
- the LOC110930273 gene encoding early light-induced protein 2, chloroplastic, protein MAATSVFMATPVARLTTTPSSSTRNINFAVVRCTSQDQQPSTKTPATPTPPPPPPAPKVSTKFSDVLAFGGPAPERINGRLAMIGFVSAMAVELSNGQDVFAQISHGGVPAFVATSLVLSVASLVPLFKGVRAESKSNGLMTSDAELWNGRAAMLGLVALAFTEYVTGSPLV, encoded by the coding sequence ATGGCTGCTACTTCAGTTTTCATGGCAACCCCCGTTGCACGTCTCACCACCACCCCTTCTTCATCTACAAGAAACATCAACTTTGCTGTCGTCAGATGCACGTCACAAGATCAACAACCTTCAACCAAAACTCCAGCCACACCAACTCCGCCTCCGCCACCACCGGCGCCGAAGGTCAGCACCAAGTTTTCCGACGTGTTGGCCTTCGGTGGGCCTGCACCAGAGAGGATTAACGGAAGGTTGGCGATGATAGGGTTTGTGTCAGCGATGGCTGTAGAGTTGAGCAACGGTCAGGATGTGTTCGCTCAGATCTCTCACGGTGGTGTACCGGCGTTTGTAGCGACGAGTTTGGTGCTGTCGGTGGCGTCGTTGGTGCCGTTGTTTAAAGGGGTGAGGGCGGAGTCGAAGTCGAATGGGTTGATGACGTCGGATGCAGAGCTGTGGAACGGGCGGGCTGCGATGTTGGGTTTGGTGGCTTTGGCTTTTACCGAGTATGTTACCGGCAGTCCACTTGTATGA